A section of the Malania oleifera isolate guangnan ecotype guangnan chromosome 2, ASM2987363v1, whole genome shotgun sequence genome encodes:
- the LOC131148954 gene encoding uncharacterized protein LOC131148954 isoform X1, whose translation MNFCREKMVKRSEPNSKDKYAMAMTNNPLAPRTLNAPRARPLQPKVPPLVPTVSLLPSQPSSSLSRPSSSSQTIPFNNKYSVVGQSFLPSQSKKRTYKDKPTKSSIVDSTLSPHPAIQINREHFPYLTKPYFDRFFILEPEYLTLEFLDNPKKIVDKVIDKEFHRIPEHEQKRQNFYEFILVDTESIDIFECFDKHDSTKLAFIKIKIKRILSLKQWGGNPNSTRKFSGPFSPPEFNYWDYKDAWTKSLYRQNKGYSLSWLIYFDKNMSIEVPYWFHEWWDKFGPIDELFPPQLKESYKLWIETIQLPDHWMEYPLLFIFYNRFSLTWILKMEYAIQDTVIGQHKVPYFGRQIKIKWWNGMNLSNLTKVAMSKWFDQNPRLKKAS comes from the coding sequence ATGAATTTTTGCAGGGAAAAAATGGTGAAAAGATCGGAGCCTAATTCTAAGGACAAGTATGCAATGGCAATGACAAATAATCCTCTTGCCCCCAGAACTCTAAATGCACCACGGGCACGACCATTACAACCTAAAGTTCCACCATTGGTTCCCACTGTCTCACTTCTCCCCAGCCAACCTTCATCATCCTTATCAAGACCATCTTCCTCCTCCCAAACTATCCCTTTTAACAATAAATATTCCGTTGTGGGACAATCTTTTCTCCCTTCACAATCTAAAAAAAGAACCTATAAAGACAAACCTACAAAATCTTCAATAGTAGATTCAACACTGTCTCCTCATCCTGCTATCCAAATAAATCGTGAACATTTTCCTTATCTTACCAAACCCTATTTTGACAGGTTCTTTATTCTTGAGCCAGAATATCTCACGCTAGAGTTCCTTGACAACCCTAAAAAGATCGTTGACAAAGTTATTGACAAAGAGTTTCATCGAATTCCAGAGCATGAACAAAAACgacaaaatttttatgagttCATCTTAGTTGATACCGAATCAATTGATATTTTTGAATGCTTCGACAAACATGATTCGACAAAATTAgcttttattaaaataaaaattaaacgtATTTTGTCTTTAAAGCAATGGGGAGGAAACCCCAATTCAACAAGGAAATTTTCCGGACCATTCTCTCCGCCAGAATTTAATTACTGGGATTATAAGGATGCTTGGACAAAATCTCTTTATAGACAAAATAAGGGATATTCCCTTTCTTGGCTTATATATTTTGACAAGAATATGTCAATTGAAGTCCCGTATTGGTTCCATGAGTGGTGGGATAAATTTGGACCAATCGATGAATTGTTTCCTCCACAACTTAAGGAAAGCTACAAACTTTGGATTGAAACTATCCAACTCCCAGACCACTGGATGGAATATccattattgtttatattctacaATCGTTTTAGCCTAACATGGATACTTAAGATGGAATATGCAATCCAAGACACAGTTATAGGGCAACATAAAGTTCCCTATTTTGGACGACAAATTAAGATTAAATGGTGGAATGGCATGAATTTGAGTAATTTGACAAAGGTGGCCATGTCCAAATGGTTTGATCAAAACCCTCGGCTCAAAAAGGCTAGCTAG
- the LOC131148954 gene encoding uncharacterized protein LOC131148954 isoform X2 has translation MVKRSEPNSKDKYAMAMTNNPLAPRTLNAPRARPLQPKVPPLVPTVSLLPSQPSSSLSRPSSSSQTIPFNNKYSVVGQSFLPSQSKKRTYKDKPTKSSIVDSTLSPHPAIQINREHFPYLTKPYFDRFFILEPEYLTLEFLDNPKKIVDKVIDKEFHRIPEHEQKRQNFYEFILVDTESIDIFECFDKHDSTKLAFIKIKIKRILSLKQWGGNPNSTRKFSGPFSPPEFNYWDYKDAWTKSLYRQNKGYSLSWLIYFDKNMSIEVPYWFHEWWDKFGPIDELFPPQLKESYKLWIETIQLPDHWMEYPLLFIFYNRFSLTWILKMEYAIQDTVIGQHKVPYFGRQIKIKWWNGMNLSNLTKVAMSKWFDQNPRLKKAS, from the coding sequence ATGGTGAAAAGATCGGAGCCTAATTCTAAGGACAAGTATGCAATGGCAATGACAAATAATCCTCTTGCCCCCAGAACTCTAAATGCACCACGGGCACGACCATTACAACCTAAAGTTCCACCATTGGTTCCCACTGTCTCACTTCTCCCCAGCCAACCTTCATCATCCTTATCAAGACCATCTTCCTCCTCCCAAACTATCCCTTTTAACAATAAATATTCCGTTGTGGGACAATCTTTTCTCCCTTCACAATCTAAAAAAAGAACCTATAAAGACAAACCTACAAAATCTTCAATAGTAGATTCAACACTGTCTCCTCATCCTGCTATCCAAATAAATCGTGAACATTTTCCTTATCTTACCAAACCCTATTTTGACAGGTTCTTTATTCTTGAGCCAGAATATCTCACGCTAGAGTTCCTTGACAACCCTAAAAAGATCGTTGACAAAGTTATTGACAAAGAGTTTCATCGAATTCCAGAGCATGAACAAAAACgacaaaatttttatgagttCATCTTAGTTGATACCGAATCAATTGATATTTTTGAATGCTTCGACAAACATGATTCGACAAAATTAgcttttattaaaataaaaattaaacgtATTTTGTCTTTAAAGCAATGGGGAGGAAACCCCAATTCAACAAGGAAATTTTCCGGACCATTCTCTCCGCCAGAATTTAATTACTGGGATTATAAGGATGCTTGGACAAAATCTCTTTATAGACAAAATAAGGGATATTCCCTTTCTTGGCTTATATATTTTGACAAGAATATGTCAATTGAAGTCCCGTATTGGTTCCATGAGTGGTGGGATAAATTTGGACCAATCGATGAATTGTTTCCTCCACAACTTAAGGAAAGCTACAAACTTTGGATTGAAACTATCCAACTCCCAGACCACTGGATGGAATATccattattgtttatattctacaATCGTTTTAGCCTAACATGGATACTTAAGATGGAATATGCAATCCAAGACACAGTTATAGGGCAACATAAAGTTCCCTATTTTGGACGACAAATTAAGATTAAATGGTGGAATGGCATGAATTTGAGTAATTTGACAAAGGTGGCCATGTCCAAATGGTTTGATCAAAACCCTCGGCTCAAAAAGGCTAGCTAG